A region of the Sandaracinaceae bacterium genome:
TCACCCGCTCGCGCATGGACTCCGGCGTCAGCTCCACGGCGCGGCGAGCCGCCACGCGCATGCTGTCGAAGTCGCCCGCCTGGCGGAACACCTGGGCGATCTGGATGTGCGCCTGAGGGTCGAGGCCGGCCTGCGACATGGCGGTCCGCGCATGGCCAATCGCCTCGGGGATGTTGCCGCTCTCGAGTTCCAGCATGGCGAACCAGACCGTGAGCTTCTGCAACCCCGGCTCGAGCCGCCGCGCGGTCTCCAGCTCGTCGCGCGCGCGCTCGTCCTCGCCACCCTGCAAGTAGATGAGCCCGTTGAAGGCGTGCGCCAGCGCGTAGTCCGGAAACTCCTCGAGGGCCGTGGCGATCTCGCGGCTAGCGCCATCGAAGTCGTTGGTGGCGATGAGCACGCCCGCCCGGGCCAGGCGTCGCGGCGCGTCGGCGCGGATTTCGGCGGCCGAGCTCAGCTCCGAGATGGCCTCCTGGTGCGAGCCGCTGCTCAGGAGCACGGCCGCACGCACCCCGCGCGCATAGGGAGCGCGAGCGTCGAGGCGCAGCGCGTGCTCGGCCCGCTGCATGGCGCGGGGCCCGTCGTGCTGGTGCACGTTCCGGTACAGCGCGTCCAGGCTCATCATGGCCGCTACGGCCTGCGTGTCGTCCAGCACGCGCACGAAGCCCTCGGTGGGCGCGCTGGTGCGCCCGCCATACGGGTCCAGATACGTGGGCTCGCCCTGCCCCGCGTCGCCCTCGTACACGGCCACCACGAAGTAGCCAATCTGCCCCGAGGGGTCTGGCGGCCGGCGGTCGCCGTCGAACTTCCAGACCTCGGCCAGCATGGCCGGGACGCCCTCGGCGCGTAGCGCCGCCACGGCCAGCGCCGCCACTTCGAGCGGGTACAGGTGGTGGTCGCTCTCCGTCAGCGCCTCGGCCACGCTCGCGGCCAGCTTGGGCGCGGTGTCGCGCGGCACGTCCATGGGCCAGGCCACGAAGGCCCCGGCGCTGGCGCGCTCACGCAACAGCGCCACCACACCGCGCGCCTGCTCGAGGGCGCCGGACTTGCCGTCCACGCCGCGCTCGCCCAGGTCCGACACCGCGTCGTTTGCT
Encoded here:
- a CDS encoding tetratricopeptide repeat protein, which gives rise to MRYLCVHCDHRFEHEGTEPPKRCPSCMRKGGLEARQEPAAAAAAGERNLWAPAAALLAVALLGGGYLLMNRSSGTPSVAGDVPMRPLSTSELRAHLVERDVTPEPFVGLFEANDAVSDLGERGVDGKSGALEQARGVVALLRERASAGAFVAWPMDVPRDTAPKLAASVAEALTESDHHLYPLEVAALAVAALRAEGVPAMLAEVWKFDGDRRPPDPSGQIGYFVVAVYEGDAGQGEPTYLDPYGGRTSAPTEGFVRVLDDTQAVAAMMSLDALYRNVHQHDGPRAMQRAEHALRLDARAPYARGVRAAVLLSSGSHQEAISELSSAAEIRADAPRRLARAGVLIATNDFDGASREIATALEEFPDYALAHAFNGLIYLQGGEDERARDELETARRLEPGLQKLTVWFAMLELESGNIPEAIGHARTAMSQAGLDPQAHIQIAQVFRQAGDFDSMRVAARRAVELTPESMRERVSALILQMLGPTALEEPDDLDDEELTDEELDEEWDEDDDFELGGGLQLGGAPGMGAPPAPHRVEPLARPCWATTSAPAHRPGCPAAPARSSSAAAACGWTSRRGQSRTGLRATRGPVSSAKYSR